The proteins below are encoded in one region of Elgaria multicarinata webbii isolate HBS135686 ecotype San Diego chromosome 8, rElgMul1.1.pri, whole genome shotgun sequence:
- the BORCS7 gene encoding BLOC-1-related complex subunit 7 translates to MAAAPAGSGVDVQARFGHSVKGLLTEKVTSCGTDVIALTKQVLKGSRSAEFLGQAARNMVMQEDAILHSEDSLRKMAIITTHLQYQQEAIQKNVEQSSNLRDQLSHLLLK, encoded by the exons ATGGCGGCGGCTCCGGCAGGAAGCGGTGTAGATGTTCAGGCACGATTTGGCCACTCAGTGAAGGGACTGCTGACCGAGAAGGTGACCAGCTGCGGTACAGATGTCATCGCCCTCACTAAACAGGTGTTGAAAGGCTCCCGGAGCGCCGAG TTCCTAGGGCAGGCTGCCAGAAACATGGTGATGCAAGAGGATGCCATATTGCACTCAGAAGAT AGTTTAAGAAAAATGGCCATTATAACCACTCACCTGCAGTACCA gCAAGAAGCTATTCAGAAAAA CGTTGAACAGTCTTCAAATTTGCGTGATCAACTGAGCCACCTTCTTCTGAAATGA